A genomic segment from Calderihabitans maritimus encodes:
- a CDS encoding rubredoxin — protein sequence YDPETGDPENNIQAGTPFEELPDDWVCPICGVGKDQFEKES from the coding sequence TATGATCCGGAAACAGGCGATCCGGAAAACAACATACAGGCAGGTACTCCCTTTGAAGAACTGCCGGATGACTGGGTTTGCCCTATCTGCGGGGTAGGCAAAGACCAGTTTGAAAAAGAGAGCTAA